The following proteins come from a genomic window of Panicum hallii strain FIL2 chromosome 8, PHallii_v3.1, whole genome shotgun sequence:
- the LOC112902873 gene encoding mitochondrial import inner membrane translocase subunit TIM8-like: MDASVLNNPRLKALIEEERTKALTNELVAKLTHVCWDKCVTGSIGSSFSRSEASCLSNCAKRFAEVKMMTMQRFTER, translated from the exons ATGGATGCTTCGGTCCTCAACAACCCGCGGCTCAAGGCGCTCATAGAG GAGGAGAGAACGAAGGCCTTGACAAACGAGCTCGTGGCAAAGTTGACTCATGTTTGCTGGGACAAATGCGTTACTGGGAGCATCGGAAGCAGCTTCAGCAGGAGTGAGGCTTCGTGCTTGTCCAACTGCGCGAAACGCTTCGCAGAAGTGAAGATGATGACCATGCAACGCTTCACCGAGCGGTAG
- the LOC112902458 gene encoding alpha-L-arabinofuranosidase 1-like, with protein sequence MGSIRVYKWKRMGTKEASPRTVLCLFFLFCLGCKCLASEFEATQTATLKVDASPQLARKIPDTLFGIFFEEINHAGAGGIWAELVSNRGFEAGGPHTPSNIDPWSIIGDDSSIFVATDRTSCFSRNIVALRMEVLCDDCPAGGVGIYNPGFWGMNIEDGKTYNLVMYVKSPETTDLTVSLTSADGSQNLASATVTVSGTSNWTKLEQKLVAKGTNRTSRLQITTNKKGVVWFDQVSLMPEDTYKGHGFRTELISMLLDLKPRFLRFPGGCFVEGDWLRNAFRWRESIGPWEERPGHFGDVWHYWTDDGLGYYEFLQLAEDLGAAPIWVFNNGVSHNDEVDTVAIAPFVKDVLDSLEFARGSANSTWGSVRASMGHPEPFPVKYVAIGNEDCGKKFYRGNYLKFYNAIRQAYPDIQMISNCDGSSRPLDHPADLYDFHVYTDSKTLFNMRSTFDRTSRSGPKAFVSEYAVWRSDAGRGSLLASLAEAAFLTGLENNSDIVQMASYAPLFVNDNDQTWNPDAIVFNSWQHYGTPSYWMQTLFRESSGAMIHPSKISSSYSGSLAASAITWQDSENSFLRVKVVNFGSDAVSLTISTSGLQASVNALGSTATVLTSGNVMDENSFSNPIKVAPVKSALSNAAEQMQVTLAPHSFSTFDLALAQSKLVAEM encoded by the exons ATGGGTTCGATTAGAGTTTACAAGTGGAAGCGTATGGGTACCAAGGAAGCATCCCCTCGTACTGTCCTCTgcctcttctttcttttctgctTAGGCTGCAAATGCCTAGCGTCAGAATTCGAAGCCACGCAGACAGCAACCCTCAAGGTTGATGCCTCACCGCAGCTTGCTCGGAAGATTCCTGATACACTATTTGGGATCTTTTTTGAG GAGATCAACCATGCAGGAGCTGGTGGAATATGGGCTGAACTCGTTAGTAACAGAG GTTTTGAAGCTGGAGGCCCCCATACTCCATCAAACATTGACCCATGGTCCATCATTGGAGATGACTCCTCCATATTCGTGGCGACTGATCGTACATCATGTTTCAGTCGAAACATTGTTGCTCTAAGGATGGAGGTCCTCTGTGACGACTGTCCAGCTGGGGGTGTTGGCATTTACAACCCAGGATTCTGGGGCATG AACATAGAAGATGGAAAGACATACAACCTAGTTATGTATGTTAAGTCACCAGAAACAACAGACTTGACAGTTTCGTTAACGAGTGCTGATGGGTCGCAAAATCTGGCTTCAGCTACGGTCAC AGTTTCTGGCACATCAAATTGGACAAAACTGGAGCAGAAGTTGGTTGCTAAAGGAACCAATAGAACCTCAAGGCTTCAAATAACGACTAACAAGAAAGGAGTAGTCTGGTTTGATCAAGTATCACTCATGCCTGAAGACACATACAAG GGACACGGTTTTCGCACAGAACTTATATCCATGCTTTTGGATTTGAAGCCACGATTCTTGAGATTTCCCG GAGGCTGCTTTGTAGAAGGTGATTGGTTGAGGAATGCCTTCAGGTGGAGAGAATCTATTGGTCCATGGGAAGAGAGACCTGGACACTTTGGGGATGTTTGGCATTACTGGACTGATGATGGCCTTGGATATTATGAATTTCTTCAG CTTGCGGAGGACCTGGGTGCTGCCCCAATCTGGGTGTTCAACAATG GAGTCAGCCACAATGATGAAGTTGATACTGTTGCTATTGCTCCTTTTGTAAAG GATGTGTTGGACAGTCTCGAATTTGCAAGGGGGAGTGCAAATTCAACATGGGGCTCTGTTAGGGCTTCAATGGGTCACCCTGAACCCTTCCCGGTGAAATATGTTGCAATTGGAAATGAAGACTGCGGGAAAAAATTCTACCGTG GTAACTACCTCAAGTTCTACAATGCTATAAGACAGGCCTATCCTGACATTCAAATGATCTCAAACTGTGATGGTTCATCTAGACCACTTGATCATCCTGCCGATTTATATGACTTCCAT GTCTACACTGACTCGAAGACTTTGTTTAACATGAGGAGCACATTTGACAGAACATCTCGTAGTGGACCCAAG GCTTTTGTGAGTGAGTACGCTGTTTGGAGAAGTGATGCAGGTAGAGGAAGTCTTCTTGCTTCATTGGCAGAAGCTGCTTTCCTTACTGGGTTGGAGAATAATAG TGACATTGTTCAGATGGCAAGTTACGCTCCACTGTTCGTGAACGACAATGATCAAAC CTGGAACCCAGATGCTATCGTCTTTAACTCATGGCAACATTACGGAACTCCTAGTTACTGGATGCAGACACTTTTCCGTGAGTCCAGTGGTGCTATGATTCATCCAAGCAAAATCAGTTCCAGCTACTCTGGTTCTCTGGCAGCATCTGCAATTACTTGGCAAGATTCAGAGAATAGCTTCCTAAGAGTAAAG GTTGTAAACTTTGGATCAGATGCTGTTAGCCTCACAATCTCCACAAGTGGACTTCAGGCTAGTGTTAATGCTCTGGGATCAACCGCCACTGTTCTCACATCTGGGAATGTGATGGACGAAAATTCTTTCAGCAACCCAATCAAG GTTGCGCCGGTGAAGAGCGCGCTGAGCAATGCCGCAGAGCAGATGCAGGTCACTCTGGCTCCTCACTCCTTCAGTACGTTCGATCTCGCGCTGGCGCAATCCAAACTTGTTGCGGAGATGTGA
- the LOC112902459 gene encoding uncharacterized protein LOC112902459, which translates to MAMAAASYLSSASAILLYAALFFAGAHAEAKPTEVVTSEVPSTLPVCKTVGGGSTFFDVQFCVEALGSDGRSANAGTNYGAYSVIATDLLTANATSTATKIDGLLRERGGKGDEAMTTRCLRSCRALYGGVVKRQISCAAAVRGRRGGEATRCLETVASAAKECEEGFRKSKVASPVTMENDDAFKLAKLAVALLSWAH; encoded by the coding sequence ATGGCCATGGCAGCCGCCTCCTACTTGAGCAGTGCGAGTGCCATCTTGCTCTACGCCGCTCTCTTCTTTGCCGGCGCTCACGCCGAGGCCAAGCCGACCGAGGTGGTAACCTCCGAAGTCCCAAGCACACTCCCCGTATGCAAGACTGTCGGCGGTGGCAGCACCTTCTTCGACGTCCAGTTCTGTGTGGAGGCACTCGGCTCCGATGGCCGCAGCGCCAACGCCGGCACGAACTACGGCGCCTACTCCGTCATCGCCACCGACCTCCTCACGGCCAACGCCACCAGCACGGCGACCAAGATCGACGGCCTGCTCCGGGAGCGCGGCGGCAAAGGCGACGAGGCCATGACGACGCGCTGCCTCCGGTCGTGCCGAGCGCTGTACGGCGGCGTGGTGAAGAGGCAGATCAGCTGCGCGGCCGCCGTCAGGGGCAGGAGGGGCGGCGAGGCCACGAGGTGCCTGGAGACAGTTGCGAGCGCGGCGAAGGAGTGCGAGGAGGGATTCCGGAAGAGCAAGGTAGCGTCGCCGGTGACGATGGAGAACGACGACGCGTTCAAGCTTGCCAAGCTCGCCGTCGCGCTGCTCAGCTGGGCTCATTAG